In Tessaracoccus flavus, the following are encoded in one genomic region:
- a CDS encoding TetR/AcrR family transcriptional regulator, with product MSSADLQAHARIRDAAIRLFGRQGVKATTIRQIAEEVGVSPALVIHHFGSKDGLRRACDEWMMDRLTASKTAALSGQEAFQWTMRAQAEFQPFYPYIAASISEGGDNAERLFDAMCQLTREMFAVGVPAGTLRNPADLEAMVTVLVAFSLGATTLERQVARRLGGATMFDSDVLRRYSLATTDLFTHGLFADSRMLDQLRAAFGVDVPGDGITDPDPPAA from the coding sequence ATGAGTTCAGCCGACCTCCAGGCGCACGCCCGCATCCGCGACGCGGCAATCCGCCTGTTTGGACGCCAGGGCGTCAAGGCGACGACCATCCGTCAGATCGCCGAGGAGGTCGGTGTCTCCCCGGCCCTTGTCATCCATCACTTCGGCAGCAAGGACGGCCTGCGCCGCGCCTGCGACGAGTGGATGATGGACCGCCTCACCGCCTCCAAGACCGCAGCGCTGAGCGGGCAAGAAGCGTTCCAATGGACGATGCGCGCGCAGGCCGAGTTCCAGCCGTTCTACCCCTACATCGCGGCCTCGATCAGCGAGGGTGGCGACAACGCTGAGCGCCTGTTCGACGCCATGTGCCAGCTGACGCGCGAGATGTTCGCCGTCGGTGTCCCCGCTGGCACGCTGCGCAACCCCGCCGACCTCGAGGCCATGGTGACCGTGCTCGTCGCCTTCAGCCTGGGGGCCACGACCCTCGAACGCCAGGTGGCCCGACGACTCGGCGGCGCGACGATGTTCGACAGCGACGTGCTGCGGCGGTACTCGTTGGCCACCACTGACCTCTTCACCCACGGACTCTTCGCCGACTCACGGATGCTCGACCAGCTGCGCGCGGCGTTCGGCGTCGACGTCCCAGGCGACGGCATCACCGACCCTGATCCCCCCGCCGCGTGA
- a CDS encoding ABC transporter ATP-binding protein: MTNAIEIRDLTKTFGRTVALDRLTLDVDSGQVHGFLGPNGAGKTTTIRVLLGLLRPDSGEARVLGGHPIHDAVELHRRIAYVPGDVELWPQLTGGEAIDVLSRLRGDADPARVAELSERFDLDRTKKGRTYSKGNRQKVALVAALASNADLFILDEPTSGLDPLMEAIFQDEVRHLVSRGATVLLSSHILGQVEALADTVSIIREGAIVETGTLDSMRHLRRTTVQATTAQAPDGIAEMPGVHDVHLTGDRLTMEVDGEHIGPVMQRLTTAGLRSIVAHPPTLEQMLLRHYGDADR; encoded by the coding sequence ATGACCAACGCCATTGAAATCAGAGACCTCACCAAGACCTTCGGCCGCACCGTCGCCCTCGACCGGCTCACACTCGACGTCGACAGCGGACAGGTGCACGGCTTCCTCGGCCCCAACGGGGCCGGCAAGACCACGACGATCCGCGTCCTCCTCGGCCTGCTCCGCCCCGACTCCGGCGAGGCCCGGGTGCTCGGCGGCCACCCCATCCACGACGCCGTCGAGCTCCACCGCCGGATCGCCTACGTGCCCGGCGACGTCGAACTCTGGCCCCAGCTGACCGGCGGCGAGGCGATCGACGTGCTCAGTCGGCTGCGCGGCGATGCCGACCCCGCCCGCGTGGCCGAGCTCAGCGAGCGCTTCGACCTCGACCGCACGAAGAAGGGCCGCACCTACTCGAAGGGCAACCGGCAGAAGGTGGCGCTCGTCGCCGCGCTCGCCAGCAACGCCGACCTCTTCATCCTCGACGAGCCCACCTCCGGCCTCGATCCGCTGATGGAGGCGATCTTCCAGGACGAGGTGCGCCACCTCGTCTCCCGCGGGGCGACCGTGCTGCTGTCGAGCCACATCCTCGGGCAGGTGGAGGCGCTAGCCGACACCGTCTCGATCATCCGCGAGGGCGCGATCGTCGAGACCGGCACGCTCGATTCGATGCGCCACCTACGGCGCACGACCGTGCAAGCCACGACCGCCCAGGCGCCGGACGGCATCGCCGAGATGCCCGGCGTCCACGACGTCCACCTCACCGGCGACCGCCTGACGATGGAGGTCGACGGCGAACACATCGGCCCGGTCATGCAGCGGCTGACGACGGCCGGGCTGCGCTCGATCGTCGCCCATCCGCCGACGCTGGAACAGATGCTGCTGCGCCACTACGGGGACGCGGACCGATGA
- a CDS encoding ABC transporter permease yields the protein MSQSLTATGSLLRFAARRDRVKLTIWVVALAAFVPYMMSIYRVVFANPEDLTVITGMLANPALTLFTGPGYGTTVPPEELTHQVIFGSVYWLYLLVFVALMNILLVSRHTRLEEQTGRAELVRASVVGRFAPLTSTLLLALVANVIVGVLAAAALIAFDSDPSSSLLIGVATVGLGLVFAGVTTVTSQLSAFSSAGSGLAGAVLAASFVIRGVGDMAAGPGKHGTWLSWLSPLAWAQQTRVFVDDRWWPVALLFGTAAVLVTVGFVLSARRDVGAGILQPRRGRATAPSWLRGPLTLAWRIQRSQSFWWAVGATLAALMYGSFSQAMVDAFEDLPSIFQQLMGGADAALEGYSTLTITMFRTLIAIFAVIAWTKVAAEETEGRAEPVLATGVRPASWMAGHLLVVGLVSTALLLVTAVTSGLVAGAVTDDFSLVGDAVAGAAAGIPSVLIVLGLAAALHALGPRFVVFTWIPVIAGALIELFGDMLQVPTWIRQISPFEHTPAMPAEDFTLAPVLVQLLVAAALIAVALWRFPRRDIPGH from the coding sequence ATGAGCCAGAGCCTGACCGCCACCGGGTCGCTGCTGCGCTTCGCCGCGCGCCGAGACCGGGTGAAGCTCACCATCTGGGTGGTCGCGCTGGCCGCGTTCGTGCCTTACATGATGTCGATCTACCGGGTGGTCTTCGCCAACCCGGAGGACCTCACCGTCATCACCGGGATGCTCGCGAACCCGGCCCTCACGCTCTTCACCGGTCCCGGCTACGGCACGACGGTGCCGCCGGAGGAGCTGACCCACCAGGTCATCTTCGGCAGCGTCTACTGGCTGTACCTACTGGTGTTCGTGGCACTGATGAACATCCTGCTGGTCTCGCGCCACACCCGGCTGGAGGAGCAGACCGGGCGCGCGGAGCTCGTCCGCGCGAGCGTCGTCGGGCGGTTCGCGCCGCTCACGTCGACGCTGCTGCTGGCTCTGGTGGCCAACGTCATCGTCGGTGTGCTCGCCGCGGCGGCGCTGATCGCCTTCGACAGCGACCCGTCGTCGTCCCTGCTCATCGGGGTCGCGACGGTGGGCCTCGGGCTCGTCTTCGCCGGCGTGACGACGGTGACCTCCCAGCTGAGCGCGTTCTCCTCGGCCGGCAGCGGCCTGGCCGGGGCGGTGCTGGCGGCGTCGTTCGTCATCCGCGGCGTCGGCGACATGGCCGCGGGTCCGGGGAAACACGGCACGTGGCTCTCGTGGCTTTCACCCCTGGCGTGGGCGCAGCAGACGCGCGTATTCGTCGACGATCGGTGGTGGCCGGTCGCGCTCCTCTTCGGCACGGCTGCGGTGCTTGTGACGGTCGGATTCGTTCTTTCGGCGCGACGCGATGTCGGCGCGGGCATCCTGCAGCCCCGGCGCGGTCGCGCGACGGCCCCCTCCTGGCTGCGCGGCCCGCTGACCCTGGCGTGGCGCATCCAGCGCTCGCAGTCGTTCTGGTGGGCTGTCGGCGCGACTCTCGCAGCGCTGATGTACGGCTCATTCTCGCAGGCGATGGTCGACGCGTTCGAGGATCTGCCGTCGATCTTCCAGCAGCTGATGGGCGGGGCCGATGCCGCGCTCGAGGGCTACTCGACGCTGACCATCACGATGTTCCGCACTCTCATCGCGATCTTCGCGGTGATCGCGTGGACGAAGGTGGCGGCTGAGGAGACGGAGGGTCGGGCCGAGCCGGTGCTCGCCACCGGGGTCCGCCCGGCGTCCTGGATGGCTGGTCACCTGCTGGTGGTGGGATTGGTCAGCACCGCCCTGCTCCTGGTGACCGCTGTCACCTCCGGGCTCGTTGCGGGCGCGGTGACGGACGACTTCTCGCTGGTCGGGGACGCCGTGGCGGGCGCGGCGGCCGGCATCCCCTCGGTGCTGATCGTGCTGGGACTCGCCGCCGCACTGCACGCACTGGGCCCGCGGTTCGTGGTGTTCACCTGGATCCCGGTGATCGCCGGTGCGCTCATCGAGTTGTTCGGCGACATGCTGCAGGTCCCGACCTGGATCCGCCAGATCTCCCCGTTCGAGCACACCCCCGCCATGCCGGCAGAGGACTTCACGCTCGCCCCGGTGCTGGTGCAGCTCCTTGTCGCGGCCGCATTGATCGCGGTCGCGCTGTGGCGCTTCCCGCGCCGAGACATCCCCGGCCACTGA
- the mutA gene encoding methylmalonyl-CoA mutase small subunit, with product MSDQATSAADISLAADFQTPSLPDWEKEVLKVLNRKRPEGKELSIEQAYQRLTSTTVDGLEIKPLYTKDDVDDDLGFPGVAPFVRGTTVRTGAMEAWHVAQMHDDPDAAETRRAVLADLERGGTAVYLRVDPDAVAVADIPTVLSDVLLDLAPVYLTSKTQQLEAAKALVEHFAASDKDKASISGNLGIDPIGAAALAGTDADLTVITEALDLVKDFPKVTPLVVDATVYHNAGAGDIHELAYAVAVGVEYVRALVDAGLSVDDAFGKILFRVSSTTDQFATIARLRALRGLWSRVGEVLGVTEEKRGAIQHAVTSLRQISRDDAYVNMLRATISTFAASAGGAEIQTVLPFDTAAGLPTDFSRRIARNTQVVLAEESNVGRVNDPAGGSWFVESLTDQLSEKAWAVFQGLDGEGFAAKLADGTVKAQLDELNAARAKALATRKVPLTGVSMFPNYTEKPVERKARPDAPELGGLQELRDSQVFEDLRDRSASARADGNPPKVLLACLGARRDFGGREGFTANLFQVGGIETVVAEGSTPEDFARQLGESGTTIAVLCSSAKVYADQGVAVAEALRAAGAEQVLVAGQIKELGEGGDAAVDGNVFDGMDVVELLTNTLNKLGA from the coding sequence ATGAGCGATCAAGCTACAAGTGCGGCCGACATCAGCCTGGCCGCGGACTTTCAGACCCCCTCCCTACCTGACTGGGAGAAGGAGGTCCTGAAGGTCCTCAACCGGAAGCGCCCTGAGGGCAAGGAACTGAGCATTGAGCAGGCCTACCAGCGCCTGACCAGCACAACGGTGGACGGGCTCGAGATCAAGCCCCTCTACACCAAGGATGATGTGGACGACGACCTCGGGTTCCCGGGTGTCGCGCCGTTCGTCCGCGGCACCACGGTGCGTACCGGCGCCATGGAGGCCTGGCACGTTGCCCAGATGCACGACGACCCCGACGCCGCCGAGACCCGGCGCGCCGTCCTCGCCGACCTGGAGCGCGGCGGCACTGCCGTCTACCTCCGAGTCGACCCCGACGCCGTGGCAGTGGCCGACATCCCGACGGTGTTGAGCGACGTCCTCCTGGACCTCGCCCCGGTCTACCTGACGTCGAAGACACAGCAGCTGGAGGCAGCCAAGGCCCTGGTCGAGCACTTCGCCGCCAGCGACAAGGATAAGGCGTCCATCAGCGGCAACCTCGGCATCGACCCGATCGGCGCTGCGGCGCTGGCCGGCACCGACGCCGATCTCACCGTGATCACCGAGGCCCTCGATCTCGTCAAGGACTTCCCGAAGGTCACCCCGCTGGTCGTCGACGCGACCGTCTACCACAACGCCGGCGCCGGCGACATCCACGAGCTCGCCTACGCGGTGGCCGTCGGTGTCGAGTACGTCCGCGCGCTGGTCGACGCCGGTCTGAGCGTCGATGACGCCTTCGGCAAGATCCTGTTCCGCGTCTCCTCCACCACCGACCAGTTCGCCACGATCGCTCGCCTCCGCGCCCTGCGCGGTCTGTGGTCGCGCGTCGGCGAAGTGCTCGGCGTCACAGAGGAGAAGCGCGGCGCGATCCAGCACGCGGTCACCTCGCTCCGGCAGATCTCGCGCGATGACGCCTACGTCAACATGCTGCGGGCCACCATCTCGACGTTCGCCGCTTCGGCCGGCGGGGCCGAGATCCAAACGGTCCTGCCGTTCGACACCGCAGCCGGCCTGCCCACCGACTTCTCCCGCCGGATCGCCCGCAACACGCAGGTGGTGCTCGCCGAGGAATCCAACGTCGGCCGCGTCAACGACCCAGCCGGCGGCTCGTGGTTCGTCGAGTCGCTCACCGACCAGCTCTCCGAGAAGGCCTGGGCCGTGTTCCAGGGTCTCGACGGCGAGGGCTTCGCCGCCAAGCTGGCCGACGGCACCGTCAAGGCCCAGCTCGACGAGCTCAACGCCGCCCGTGCGAAGGCGCTCGCCACCCGCAAGGTGCCGCTGACCGGCGTGTCGATGTTCCCGAACTACACCGAGAAGCCGGTGGAACGGAAGGCCCGCCCCGACGCCCCCGAACTCGGCGGCCTGCAGGAACTCCGCGACTCGCAGGTCTTCGAGGACCTGCGCGACCGTTCCGCCAGCGCCCGCGCTGACGGCAATCCGCCGAAGGTGCTGCTGGCCTGCCTGGGCGCCCGTCGTGACTTCGGCGGCCGCGAGGGCTTCACCGCCAACCTCTTCCAGGTGGGCGGCATCGAGACCGTCGTCGCCGAGGGCAGCACGCCCGAGGACTTCGCCCGCCAGCTGGGTGAGAGCGGCACCACCATCGCCGTTCTCTGCTCCAGCGCGAAGGTCTACGCCGACCAGGGCGTCGCCGTCGCCGAGGCGCTGCGCGCGGCCGGCGCCGAACAGGTCCTCGTGGCCGGTCAGATCAAGGAGCTGGGCGAGGGCGGCGACGCCGCTGTCGACGGCAACGTGTTCGACGGCATGGACGTGGTCGAGCTGCTGACCAACACCCTGAACAAGTTGGGAGCCTGA